GGTAGAATACGACCCAGCTATCCAAGCCGGCAAGTATGAAATCGTGACCCCAGGGACAGTGGGCTCACGGACCACCGAATGGCCAATTACTAACTCTGTGGTCGGCCAAGGCAAGGTGATCCAAGAAACCCCAGCCACAAATGCTTTAATCAAGGTTGGAAACAAGGATTTCACTGGTCAAGTCTCCCATACCGAAACGGTTCCGGTACCAAATACGGTGGAAATCCGTTACAACCCCAACGTCAAAGCTGGCGAAACCAAAGTTCTTGAAGCAGGCAAGCCAGGTTCCGTTGACGTGACCTACAGTCAAGTTATCAAGAATGGCCAAGCGGAAGGGGACTTAGTGAAGACCGAAGCCAACCGCGTAGAACCAGTTAACCGGGTCATCGAAGTTGGTACCCAGCCAGTATCTGGCACTGAAACCCCAATCCAACAAGACGTTCCAGTTGAAGTCGAATATGTTTACGACAACACCAAGGACAAGGGCTTTGTTCAAGCCGGTCAAGTCACCCCTGGCAAGACCCAAAGCAAGGTCATTTCCAAGGTGGTTGACGGCCAAGTGGTCAACACCGTTGAAAATGTGGTGACCTCAGCCAAGCAACAAATCATCGTTGGGACCAAGGATTACACTGGAAACTTTGAATATAAGGATACCGATGTAATTCCAAATCATACCCAAGTCACCATCAACCCTAACTTGGCGCCAAATGAAATCAAGGTGGTTGAGGCAGGTAATACTGGTCTCAAGGAACGGACAGTTCGCCAATCCTTCACCAATGGAAAACTTGGCGAACAAGTCCTCGGTGACTACACCACGGTCAGAGAACCAAAAGACCGCGTGATTGAAATCGGGGCTAAGACTACTGGCAGCTTCAAGGATACCGATACTATCCCATTCGAGGTAGAAGTCAAATACGATCCAAGCCTCAAGAAGGGCGAATGGAAGTATGCTAATGTGAACGGTGTAGATCAAAGAGGAGTCAGTGGTATCAAGGAAAGGACCATCACCATTGAAAACTCTAAGGTAAGCAATGTTTCGGACTTCACCACCACTAAGGCACCACAAAAAGCGGTGATCTTAGTAGGCAATGAAGACCTGACCGGAAACTTCACCACCGTCGATAAGGATTCAGTCCCATTTGAAGTGGAGTACAAGGTGGATCCAAACCTAGCACCAGGAACAGAAGTGGTTGACCAAGAAGGCGTTCTCGGTGAAGCAGAAACTCCAACCACCCATACCATTGTCAATGGTCAAGTGACCGAATCGACTCCAGGTGAGACCAAGCAAACCAAGGCCCCAGTGAAGAAAATTGTCCGCATTGGAGCGAAGACCGATGGAAGCTACACCCATACGGAAGAAATTCCATTCAAGGTGGTCGTGGAAGTTGACCCAAGTCTAAACAAGGGTGAATACAAGGTAGAAACCCCTGGTCAAGTCGGTCAAAAGACTACCACCGTAACCATTGAAAACTCTCAAGTTGTCGGTAGTCCAAATGCTGTGGTAACTAAGGAAGCAGTGACCGAAGTGATTAAAGTAGGTGACAAGGACTTTACTGGTCAAGTCAGCCATACGGAACACTTCGAGACTGCCTTTAAGGTAATCGTACGCCGCAATGAGGCCTTGAAACCAGGTCAAGTGAAGACCGTCCAAGAAGGTGTCAAAGGCTCTTATGACGTGACCTTTACCCAAAAGATTAAGAATGGCCAAGCTGACGGCCCTCTCCAAGCAGACCGTCACAATGAAGTCGCAGCTCTTGATCATATCATTGAAGTGGGACCAGATTGCCCAATCTGCCCAGTTCCTGGCCAACCTGATCAACCTGGCCAAGACAAGCCAAATGAAGACAAACCTGATGATAAACCAACACCAGGTGGACACAGTCCAGAGGGAGAAGACCCCGAAACTCCTAATCCTGGAGAACCAAACCCAGGAACGGATACACCGGAAAATCCTAGTTCAAGTGATGACAAACCAGGTAATGACAGACCAGGTGGTCAGACATCAGAAGATCCTAAACCTACTGACAAACCAGGTGGGTCTAGCTCTAATGGACTAGTACCAGGGGAAAATGATCCATCAGGTGACAACACGCCCGATAATCCTAGACCAGGGAACGGTATCGCTGACGGAGAAGTCTCAACAGATAAAAGTTCAGGAGGAGATAGTCCAACAGATAAGCTGATCAACGATGAGTCAGCTCATGACCTTGTGTCATCTGCAACTTTAAACCCTGCCAGTCAAAAGGACAGCTCGACAGCATGCACTGAACCTGTACAAGTGGCTTCAGTCTTACCACAAACAGGTGCGGTTGCTTCAGTGACAGGAGTCGGTTTATCCCTACTTCTGGCTGGATTGGGATGTCTCAAACTTGATTGTAAGAAAAAGAATTAAGGACTTAATTCTTAAAAACTAGCGCTTTTTAGAGGCTTAATGAAAGTTAACAGAATGTATAAGATTTTCCCATAATTTTTTAAAGACAAATAAAGCTGTAGACCATAATGAGTAAGTATCCTCATGGTCTACAGCTTTTTTATTATTCAGCAGATTTTAAAATGATAGAAAATATTTTTTTTTCTACAAAAAAGCCCCTGAAAACCCAGGGGCTTAAGAGAATGTATTCAATGGAAAACACATTCTATAGATATGCTAGAAGAGATGGATCTCTTCATATAATATAGTACAATATTTTTTTATAAATATCAACATATTTTATAATTTATTAAATAGAAAAAGAGGATTTTTCAAAATCCTCTCCATTAGGTAATATGACTTCTTATAGCCACGTTAGGAAAACTATAGAAAATAAAATAGGGAGAAGAGCTCTAACTCTTCTATTATTATCTTACAATTTTAATACCTGAAGTGCAATATCTTTTATTAAAAGTAAGAAACCCGCTGAACCTTTATTTTATTCTAAATTTCAGTATTAAATTTATGGATATAGACAGCTTCTCAATAGATGAAATTGTTTGTTAACACGATTTTATTATAGTTACCTTTGTTGAAGCAAAAAAATGGAGATACTCTAGAAAATTGTCGATATCGAGATTTATTTTATCTAAGCCTCTTTACGGTAAATTCGTTGATAATGGAATCACTTTATATAAAGGTGATAGAAAATAATCTTTTTAGTAGAAATAATGTTTGTAAATTGTATAAAGAATTAATAGAAATATGTGAAATTTAAAAATACTGAGATAAATAATAAAAATTCTGATATATAGAAACTAATTATAAGAATATATTTCATAAACATTTTTAAGGTTTATACAAAGTGAATAGTGTTTTATTTTCATATAGATACTAGCTATATTGAATAGATGCTTCTACCAATGTGAAGACTCTCCCTTACGAATTCAATAAGACTGTTATTTACTACTATAATGATTAGGTAGTGTGATAGTCGATAATTACAAAATTAATAAGGTAGACTATATATTATTTACTATGTGCTAAAAATTAATTACTTTAAAATTAACTGAAGTCATTCAAATGATAGATTTCCCCCATGTGAGTTAACATCATTTAATTAGCTTAATACAAATATTCATTGTATAATAAAAAAAGACAATCAGATCCTTTAAAATAAAAAGGAGAGATTTAGAAGATGATAGCAATAAGAAAAATGGAAGAAAAGGACATAATGCAGGTATGGGAACTTATGAAAGACTTAGCAACCTATGAAGGTTATATTGACACCTTTGCTATTACTCCAAAATTACTTAAACAAGAAATACTGGAAAAAAAGTTAGCAAATTGTTTATTAGCAGATAGTGATGGAGAAGTAGTAGGAATATTAGTATATTTTTATCAGTTTTACACTGCCCAGCATAAGCCTTATATGCATATGAAAGAGCTTATTGTAAAAGAAGGTTTCCAAGGTCAGCGGATTGGTACACAACTCTTTGAAAAGGCAAAGGAGATAGCAAAAGTTAATAACTGCTGGTCAATAAAATGGACAGTTGCAGACTGGAACGAAAAAGCAAAAGTCTTTTATAAACGACAAGGTGCTGAGGAAGATAGGACATGGATTAATTATACTTATCAAATAGATAATAGTAGTGAATAAGCTTTTATCTACGATAAGGTATAGTTATTGAATATTTAGTTAAATAAAAATTGTCTTTTGTGCTTGACGAACGCTGATTATATGTTAAAATTACAATTATATGTATCTTAGTGTAACATAATGTGTCCGTATACACATCCCTATGATATCGTAGGGGTGTTTTATTTTGCTTTATTATGGATGTGCAGTGGCATTTATAAACGAAAAATGAGGCCATTCTGAAAGGTTAGTCATAATATTGATAGACTTGATTTTATTACGTATTATAGTTAGTATGGAACTGAAGGGATAGTCCTTATTTCCGTCTATTTTTAAATTTAACTTCTATTTGTCCTAAAAGGTGTTTTCATGCAGAGAAAAATAGCGGAATTTTGTTCCCTGATATCCTTTCAAGACGATAAGTTTTCAACTAGAGCTTGTCGTCTTTTTGTTTTGACTAGTAATGTGTTATATGGTATAGTATCAATATACGGATTAGAGCTAATGTTTAGCGATAGTCTAAGGATGCTGCA
This genomic stretch from Aerococcus mictus harbors:
- a CDS encoding GNAT family N-acetyltransferase — protein: MIAIRKMEEKDIMQVWELMKDLATYEGYIDTFAITPKLLKQEILEKKLANCLLADSDGEVVGILVYFYQFYTAQHKPYMHMKELIVKEGFQGQRIGTQLFEKAKEIAKVNNCWSIKWTVADWNEKAKVFYKRQGAEEDRTWINYTYQIDNSSE